In Euphorbia lathyris chromosome 2, ddEupLath1.1, whole genome shotgun sequence, the sequence ATGACTAGATCTATACTCCCAACAAGATGAATGTGATTTTTCTAAACAGCCTTCTTACAGCTACAGACTTCTATTTCTAAGCACCACTTATTTCTGCTAGTAGCAAACACCATTTATAAAGTATTAAATACATTTGGATCATTATATGCTTTCACTGGTATACAACAATtagttttaaaaagaaaaataggctAGTTTAGTAAAATCCAATAGTAAAATACAAAATGCCAGAACTATTAAAACAACAGTTGTAAAATCTTAAGCCTGGTCTCTTTAACATTCAAAAATAATGCAGGTTTCATTGTTTACTTCAACTTCAAAATTACATGCAAAAACACCATGCTAACCTGAAggtaaaaactatttataaccAAACATATTCAAATTCCAAATTCAGCGGCAGTGATTATCATTAACTGCCtattaatttcaaaaattactAAAGACTgcatcaaaaaataaaaactaaaagcaAGGAAGATTTCAATTTGAATACCGTATTTTGACCAAGAGGTGCTCTAAGAGCAAGTTGATCAAAGGTCAAGCATTCTCCGCCAGCCTTCTCAATCCTTGCTCTTGCTGTCTCTGTAAACCTTAGTGCAGTAACCTTCAAAGCAGGGACTTCATAAACCCTAATATCATCAGTTACAGTACCAACAAGCACAGCAATCTTACCCTCCTGAAAAATTAACCCAAGTAAATAGTTGAGCAATAATTATCAACATTGAAAACAAAATGAGCAACTGAAATTGAATGCCAAAAACAGTAACAAGGACACATCAAGCTAGATAATATGACTTTAAAATGCCATGGAAAACTATATATTCAGCTAGCCCTAAATTGATCTCAATCGTCATTTAGAACAAGATTACAGTATTCAAATAtatccttaaaaaaaattcaaagatcAACCTAGCTTACAAAATCAATTTGTTTCACACAAATAAGCTAGTTGTATAACATAATAGAAATAAAAGTACTCAGTTTCATGTGATCATCTATGCGATACAAAACAAAATGGGAGAGAACGAGACCCACCTTGCCCTCCATGAAGCTAATCAAACGAGAAAGGGATAAAGGAGCCTTGTTAATCTTGCTCATAAAGAGCCGCTTCAAGATAACCGCATTAAATTTACTACCAGTCCTCCTCACCAGAAATCGGTACAACTGTTTCAGAAATCTAGCATTGTTAGCAAAAAACGGAGCACAAGCACGCAAAGAGCAAAAGACTAGAGAAATGGGCACCTTAACGAGGAGCTTGAGGTAGATATCATCTGACTTGGGCTCAGTACGTTTAGTCTTCTTGCTCTTACCTCCAGCCTTCAAATCGATACCCTGTAATTACATAAAAACAGACTCAGCTATGGACAGTGAAAGATGAGATTTGAAGATTGAATTAGGGTTTGGTAACAAGCTTGATACCATTGCTGTTCTTGCTGATGCTCGGCGCAACTGCTGCGAGGCAAATGTCCTTCCTTAAAGAGAGAAGCTAGGGTTTTAAACTTTGTAAGAGTTGGGATGTTAGATCCAAAAGGCCTAAAGATTACTTAGGCCCAGTTCCTCATATGGACTACCCATATACTATAAGACCATTCAAATAAAAGATTGGGGAATTTACCTAAAcaccataaaactaatatttttattccTAAAATACTAAACACACCTATTATTGAGAAACAGTAATGTTCACAtccagtcttgatcacatgcactttaatgagcatgtagaatttgatcattcaccgttagatctaaacTTAAtgaaatcctaaggtggagattcaaagtatTATGAGGCTTATATTTAATAAGTCTATATCTAATGGTGAATTAGCAAATTTACTtgttcattaaggtgcatgtgaaaattcttgTGTTCACATATACCTTGATAACCAAATTGAatggtcattcaccattagaaaATAACAGAATCAAAATCAATATTTGTAAAAAACCGCTTTCTAGAAATttttaaaatacaaaataatacaTAAATGTATATTAACCAAAACAATCACAAATTCATCCTCTATCAGAATTCAAGCTACATACAAActtttgatataaaaaaaacgtgcagagaaaaaaatatttgcaAATTCCATCTCTCCGTGCaaattttgatatttgtaacctAATAACAATTTAAACTTGTCAGTCTCACCCGACTTCGAATGTAGAGATTcacaatattttttaaaaaaatccagtcaaaaaacacgaaaaatagaatGATCTggaaaatagaagaaatggaAAATGTCATACATGATAGAGGGTACCTTAACTGCAGAAATAATAAATTGATTATCTACAATCTTAAATGTTTTGAAATCATTAAGGAAAATTATtgcaatttataaataaattcaaaaacttAACAAAACAATATAAAATGATTATAAATTCAacgaaaataaaagaaatgatATGAAATGCATAAAATCTATTATAactcattaaaaaaatattgagACTTTTAGTAAATGTTTAATAGAATCTTCAAACTGGATCTCAAAAGAAAATGTTGCAATCtatttatactatatataatagcggaagcagagagaatttgcaagaagtgttttagaggctttTTGGTTTAGTTGGCATCGTAGGAACAAAGtgaataaatgagttaattagttttaattatcTCTATGTAATTAGTACTATAttaacatattatttattgtcaatTAATAGTCCATCAATTAAAGTAAAAAAAGAAACTAAGAATTCTAGaaagataaaaaaacacaaagcaaaggaaatccaaaagtcacaaataaacctatatataaagcatgatagatagtattccatcattatattcattggctaCCGAAAATCGAAGTCCTCATCAacatttaattttgattatatattagttttgttcttaatcttataattttgtgcttacttcaaataatatagtcttataattttgttcttacttcattAAGAGATTAAGATTTATAATTGTGAATCAAAaacctattaaattataatttgtatCATCAAAATAAACCTATATAATATATGTAACTAAATCATAATCCAATTAAATCTAGATGCACACAAACTttcacaaaatacaatataagtACCCAAATCATTATTTGTTTCAAAaacctattaaattataatttgtatCATccaaataaacatatataatataagtaaCTAAATCATAACCCAATTAAATCTAGATGCACAGAAACTTccacaaaatacaatataagtACCTAAATTATTATTTGTATAAAAaacctattaaattataatttgtatCATCAAAATATAGGTAACTAAATCATAACCCAATTAAATCTAGATGCACACAAACTTccacaaaatacaatataagtACCTAAATCATTATTTGTATCAAAaacctattaaattataatttatatatcaaAATAAACCTATATAATATAAGTAACTAAATCataacactacaagaaattcaTCATTTCTGGACGCACAAAAATTGTCACAAAAAGGTGATATTTCGTCACAATATATAATAAATGACGAAATTTTATCGTCGCAACGATCGTCATAGTATGAGCGTGGTATTTTGTATATTTGACAATTTTTAATTTCGTCAtcaaatatttgtttttatgtGACAAAAAAAACTTATGTCATAATACTTTATAGTTATTGTGACACTTATTTTGTCATCGTTTGTGTATATTGCTTGTCACTAAAGATTGTATTTCGTCATTATTTGTTGAACCTTAAATGACAAAATCTatattttgtcataaaaactgTATGTTATAGtgacaagtataaatataacaTTGAAACGATATAATTACACTGATGTTATGTTTGTCATGAAAAATCTAAGGTTCTGTCACATTCAAATTTAACTCCTTTTTTAAATGATAATTTGTGACGggttttttttatacattttattATGGGCTtttattcttatatatatatgcattattttaaagtttattacaatctacttaaattttttttttgctcaacTCATGAAGTTAAAGAAATGAACAATATctaaaagataataaattataaaattgaaatgatAGACATAAAAAGtaatatagttaaaaaaaattacatttggGGTTGATACAAAGCGAGTTTAAATTACAACAGCATatacaaaaaatataataaataaaaacacacaaaaaatatTTCGTTCTTCCTTTGTTTTATGGTCCGATGTTGCAcgatttcctctattttccataattcttaaaaaaaaatccatttaTGCTTTCCTTTccaaaatcattgatatactgAAGGATTACCAACTTTCTTCCTTCTGTCAAAAGATAAATCACAATGAGTAATGTATGTCATATTTAGTACAATCAATTAATTGTCTAGAAATTTATGCTTTTGGATCATAAATAAGCACAATCAGCAGCATATGATCTACTCTCTCACCTTTTAAACCCAGGGACTCCaaatatcaaaatatcatcTACTCTCTGAGCTTTAAAACCCAGACACTCCAAACAAAAAAACCAACCATTAATTTAGTTTACACAAGTCCCATATTTCTCATGCTAATCTATCATTTCCATACATAAATCAATCCTTTTCAGTAGAGTTACTACTTGAAGCAAACCTTCTGATATTGTAGCATGCTCCACATCGAAAGCACACCATTTCCATAACCCTTCCCACAAGTAATGCCAATGGTAATGGTTGTTTCTTCTTTGCTTCCAACATGCTGCAGATACACGATTTATATAACATTATATATGCAGTTATTAAATTTGAGGATAAATACTTAATATCATTGAATGGCAAgattatttttatcattaagGTCTAAAATTGAGCCTCAAAATTCGACAAGTATCTTGTGAGCAACCAAACACAGCATATCATAATGTGTCTCAGAAGCAAAATCCCATAAACACAATGATAGAAACGATAAAGATGCTTAATAAGTACTTCTATAAAAAGCTCAGTGATCAGATTTCCAAAAACAACAAAATTCACAAAATCatctaaaaagaaagaaaaactctTATACTTCCCTTAGCCCAAACAGAAACAACAAGAACAATTAAGTTGTCTCGTAGTTTTCAACCaccaaaaatagaaataaaatttaagCACCAACTTAAAAGTGAACAAACCTGATAAAAATTAGTCGGAATCTTGGAAACGGGGATAAAAATGGAACTCAACCTAATAAAAGAAAGAGGGAAAGAGAGAAAATCAGAGAACAAAAGAACAAGaaggaaaaataaaagagaaaatagaTGTTTACCCCTAGGAATTGAGAAATGATGAGAGAAAGTAATCTGATCTTGAAAACGGCAGTTGATGGAGGTGAAAACGGCAGTTGGAGATCGAAGCACGTAAAAGAAACCGCCGGAATGTAAGGAAATGATGAGAGTCACACGAGAGAGATAGAGGAGGGAATAATATATTATTGAAGGTCATATATTTTGGCTTAGGTTATGTAATGAGTTATTGGGTTTGGGTTAATATTTTTGTTGGGCCTAATTCTATTACTTAAGggtaaaatacatgaatatcataattaagtacaaaattacaattaagtcatatcaccaaacttaattcttaatatgtcattattctttatatattatgattttgcaCTCTAATTTACAAATTCtagacttcaattcataaatcataaaccctagaaaatatattatagatttctaatttataaattctaatccttaaaatatattaaaagtactgattttactagtttgacataatccaaaattatgatttgacatagttgtaaatagtttttaaaagatgaatttctgtgtaaatttTCCATTACTTAATTgtactttttttaagaaattacgTAATTGTACTTTAAATTTTGtagttataaatatatttatatatgataatgAAATATGTAAActgtaattatattattttagaaaaaaatttgTAGTGGGTGTAAATGAAGTAAAGATAtgtatcaaattataattatatttttataaggataaggtgtaaaaatactggTAACGTTtatagtcaggagcaattttgctcctaacgtctaaaatgatgcaattttacctttaatgttGGCAGcttggagcaattttaccctaacattgacaagtttggttaatttcagacatcattataaaacacatatattttattgctttaaattaacaaataaaaaataattatttaaggATAAggtgatttttatttctttaaattcaaaaataaaaaaataattaacaaataaaaaaattgttaattaattgatcaaattaaattaaattatttaggTGATGCTTATtgctttattattttatttctagTGTAGTATCTTTGTGTATCACATTTTTTGTACGTTGACTTATAAGTTGtaaacttacataaaataaaataaaaattataaatttataataaatatatcataGTACTAAAATATATGACAATatctatataaaattaataatacaaCGGCAATGAAAAATCTCTATAAAAAACGATGATATAATAATCATCATCAATTAACAAAATGATGGCAATTTTATGTATCGTCATGGAAAAATATTATAATACATGACATAACTTAAATAATGTCATTatagaataaaaaatatatgacGTAATCTATGTTGTCATATTCTTTCTATTAATTTATGATAAATAGAAATCATCATTAAAATTACTACGTAAAATGACGATATAAAATTATCAACAATTAACATAATGGCAACAATTGTTATCTATCATcataaaaacacataaaaatatagataatataagaaaaatgacactgaaaaattaaatatatgatgaaatttaatttgttatatTCCTTTTCATTCAATTATGACGAATAAAAATCgtcataaaattattttttttaccatGACAATATAATTGTCAttacttaattttattttgtcaaTAAAAGTTTTTCCCTCAAAAATTTTAATACTTTTTTTGCCTCCAAATTTATAAGTGACGATATTTAACTTATCATCATGAAATGTATTAAATAGTGACAAAAATATATAGTAATAGAGAAACATAaattttttgttataaataactaaatatgGTGATGAGTTTTAAAATTTGTCATGGTTAAGTAATTATTAATGACGAAATTTTGTGCGTAGCAAGAAAAAAGGTCATAAAAAGCCAATTTTTTTGTAGTGTAATCCAATTAAATCTAAATGCACACAAACTTCCATAAAATGCAATATAAATACCTAAATCATTATTTGTATCAAAaacctattaaattataatttgtatcatcaaaataaacatatatgATATAAGTAACTAAGTCATAAcccaattaaatttagatgcatAGAAATTTCCACAAAATAAGCTTTAAATCATTCGAAAGCAGGAATCACTTGCAAGCGTAgtaattattaataattcatcGAAAAACAAGATGAAGCTATCTTTGGATACTCATTAAGATATTTCTCACCCTTGAAAGGATATTCACTTGCAAGCCCAATTCCTTTCTCATTGTCCTTAAACACTTTTGCACCTTCAAGTCGCCATTCATAGCCTAGGAACTCATAAACATCAACTGGTGTGGGACAAGCATCCACGGCGTGTTGGATCGAAAGTCTAGGTGTCTCCTAGAATGGATTAATATTCCATTCGTCTAGCCTCCAACGTGTTGACGGTAGAATGTACGACACACGTCATCTGAAACAGCAAGAACACACGAATTAACAGTATCAAATGAAATTACCAAAGAATAGAAGCCtaagaataaaaaatgaaaataccaTCTTTTTGATCTTCTGGTTTTGGCAGTATCAAATGCTTCTTCATGCTTAAAGGAAGACCATTGATGTTGCTTTCTCCTCCTCGGTAAAACTCATACCCATATATGTCATTGTTCTTCATAAATTGGTTTAATTTCAGAAAGTTTTAGTATTTGAATGGATTCTTTTTCTTGCATTTGGAGTACAAATATCTAATGTATGGAGACATAAAGAAATCTAGAAAGGAATAGATGCAAAAATGGAGAAGAAAAACCCAGatcataagaaataaaaaaacccaaattagaagaaatgaagaaaaGATTGTATTCGCCTATTATAAATCAGTTATGGGTTTAAAAAACTGTaacaaaaaaaagacaaataaatcTAGAAAGGAAGAGATGCAAAAATGGAGAAGAAAAATCCAGAtaagaagaaatgaagaaaaGAATGTAACCAAAAAAAGACTGCAGCGCCTacaataataatgaatttgtgTACTGAAACGCAAAAGATCATTTGGCACCTTCACTATAGGTACCTAAATCATTATTTGTATCAAAaacctattaaattataatttgtatcatcaaaataaacatatataatataaataactaaattataACCCAATTAAATCTAGATACATAAAAACTtccataaaatataatataagtaCCTAAATCATTATTTGTATCAAAAatctattaaattataatttgtatCATCAAAATAAACCTATATAATATAACTAACTAAATCATAACCAAATTAAATCTAGATGCATAGAAACTtctacaaaatacaatataagtACCTAAATCATTATTTGTATCAAAaacctattaaattataatttgtatCATCAAAATAAACTTATATAACATAAGTAACTAAATCATAATCCAATTAAATCTAGATGCACAGAAACTTccacaaaatacaatataagtATCTAAAtcaggtgccttctatggttactttgtttttttacaaagtactattacttggtgtgttttcaccattggatgatggagcataaaattaattcaatggtgaaaacacacaaagtaatgtttactttgtaaaaaacaaagtaagcataagcCTTTACCTCTAAATCATTATTTGTATCAAAACcctattaaattattatttgtaTAATCCAAATAAACCTATACAATAAAAGTAACTACATCATAACCCAATTAAATCTAGATGCACACAAACTTccacaaaatacaatataagtACCTAAATcattatttctataaaaaaaactatcaaattataatttgtaTCATCAAAATATACCTATataacactacaagaaaaatcaGTATCACCGATGGCGTATTTGTGTCGGTGATGGACTAAATTGCGTCGAAGATCGCCATCACCGACGGAATTCCGACAGATGCTTGTGTGTCGGCGATAGCCTCTTAAGTAAGCTATTGCGATTTTATACCGACACAAAAATATCACCGACATAATTTTCAATTGGTGCTTTATGTCGGAAATCCCGACTACTTGAGTCGCAACTTCTGTCGGTCATTCCAAGCAAAATCGTCGACCCATATATGTCGGTGATCTATCTTTTtggaatatttatttaaataatttactGATAGAAATTACGTCGGAAATTACATCGGtaattatgaattattttttaaaaaaaattgtatttatttttaatcaatttatttggattgaagggaactcATATTAATGTGTTTTATAAgtgtaattatattaattttttttgctttgTTTAAACAATTATTATCTTTTAATACTCATCATATATATTTATGCTTCGAGTattaaaagataataattatttaaacaaAGCAAATATACGTATATAAAATGTCCTTCTATCAAAAGAAATCATCATAACACGAAATGGAGAAAGAAAAATTGTCCCAAGTGATAGAACAAGCTGCATAACTCAAATACTATTAGCTTTTTAGGTGAAAAATAAGACAAGCTATTTAACATCCAGAAGGCTTTAGCATAATTTGGATCGAACATTTATATTGCACATCACTCTTTGCACATTCAATTATCAATTTGACATAGAATTtgttttatcaatattaggTAGATGACTAGCCCTACTATTTCACTAACTCAAAATCTACCTATTGCACCATATTCAACAATACAAATATTTCATAGTCCTCCTatgttattttcttaaaagCTTCAAGGAAGAGGACCTTACATCCTCAGCCAAATCCAGTTCCAATATTCCCGTCAAATCCATATATTACACTATATATATTACAATTAAAATCCAATAAAGGGAATGCAAGatttgaaataatattaaataacaacCTTATAATAAAGAGTGCAATGTCTAAAAAGGTATCTACCATATATCATATGTAGCCCAATTCAGTCACGAAACTAAAATCGAAGCAGACTTCTCAATGTAGAGAGTGATATCTATAAAGATAATTTAGATTTGTGTATAGAACTCAAATGAGAAAATATAGATAAacaaaaacagttttaaaataTAGTAAAGATGGTAACTAAATTGATAAGAAAAAAACAGCAAATTTATCTACTAGATTGACAATATAAAATCACACCATAACATAGGAAATCTCCAACATATATACTTTATTCTTTAttatacaccaattgcatatcagttagttttaaaaaaagatttcatattttctattatttaataatagaattgaagattaatatttataaattcggtaaaatattttgaatttttttgtccaacttgtaTAAAAGACAGTACATTTTTAgaaagaaatttaaatttttttctcgtccaattatatgtttatgatatgttactaataagtgataaaatgacttaTCTGTGAAATGTTGATGCCAATAtttatgatcgaaaagacagtttaatgaattatttctcaaattgatccaacttgacaatgttaggggtataattgctcttggctgccaatattagggataaaattgcacaactttagatgttaggggtaaaattgctcctgactgcAAACGTTAGGATTTTTGCGCCTAAtcccttatttttttaatttatattaacaAATGGACAAATGAACTAATCATtatattttaatacatttttatttttttcaatttatatatattaagttaAATATGAGCAagtatatattgtttttttttaatttaagctCCTACACATTTTATTGTCGGTGATTAATCTCATGTGTTGGTGATATCACCGACGCTAAAAATCACCTACTAAATGTGTTGGTATTTGAGGCGGGAATAATCCCACCAAAAATTTCCTACATATTTCCTGAATGTGTAGGTTAATGTGTAGGTGATTTCTGAGACATATTTTCCGTTGGTCTTTTGTCGGTGATTCCTACAGAAAAATTCCGTCGGTTGATTGTGTCGGTGATAGCGTTTTTTCTTGTAATGTAATATAAGTAACTAAATCATAACCCAATTAAATCTAGATGCACACAAACTTccacaaaaatataatataagtaTCTAAATCATTATTTGTatcaaaaacttattaaatcaTAATTTGTATCATCcaaataaacctatataatATAAGTAACTAAATCATAACCCAATTAAATCTAGATGCATAGAAACTTccacaaaatacaatataagtACTTAAATCATTATTTGTATCAAAaacctattaaattataatttatatcatcAAAATAAACCTATATAATATAAGTAACTAAATCATAACCCAATTAAATCTAAATGCAcacaaacttctataaaatacaatataaaTACTTAAATCATTATTTGTATAAAAAaacctattaaattataatttgtatCATCAAAATAAA encodes:
- the LOC136217729 gene encoding large ribosomal subunit protein eL18y is translated as MGIDLKAGGKSKKTKRTEPKSDDIYLKLLVKLYRFLVRRTGSKFNAVILKRLFMSKINKAPLSLSRLISFMEGKEGKIAVLVGTVTDDIRVYEVPALKVTALRFTETARARIEKAGGECLTFDQLALRAPLGQNTVLLRGPKNSREAVKHFGPAPGVPHSHTKPYVRAKGRKFERARGKRNSRGFRV